A stretch of DNA from uncultured Fibrobacter sp.:
AGCAGTATTGAATCGTCTTTATGTACCGATACGGTGGCGGCACCTTGCAATGTAAACGGCTTGGATAGTTGCAAATATGGAACCCTAGTCGATAATCGCGACGGTCAGGTTTATAAGACTGTCAAGATCGGATGCCAGTGGTGGATGGCTGAAAATTTGAATTACCGTTATCTACAGCCAACGGAAGAATTGGATTCGAGCAGTTTCTGTTACAACGACTCGATGGATTATTGTGCCAAATATGGTCGACTTTACACCTGGTCTGCCGCAATGGATAGTGCGGGCTTGTTCAGTAATAGCGGTAAAGGCTGTGGTAACAATACGTTTTGCAACCTAGATAGCGTTGTGGTGCAAGGCGTTTGTCCCGAAGGTTGGCATATCCCGGTAGATGTCGAATTCGATATATTGGCCTTCGCTGTGGGGAAATACTCTCCTAATGGTGGCAAGGTTCTCAAGTCGGCAAGCGACTGGGGTGATGATGGTAATGGATCGGATGCTTTTGGCTTTTCGGCTTTGCCCGCAGGCTTTGTTTTTAATGGGGAACGATATGACAATATGTTCTATACTGCCCGTTTTTGGAGCACAACGGAATGTTGCTCGCCTATGAACTCAGCCGGAGCTAGCTTGCAAATGGATCATAACGATTACGCACGATTGATGAATTCAGATAAATTTTTCAGTTTTAGTGTGCGTTGCGTGAAAGACCATGAGTGGAAATTGTGGAATCCTCCGAACGAAAAGTAATTTGTGGCTCGACCTTGGCAATCAACTTTCCGACTGCGTTTTCGTCCAATATTTGTAAAATCTCTTGCAAGGGGGTGGGGGCGGGAAAAGGGACTGCGGCTCGCCAGTCTCCGCTACGCGGCTGGCTTGCCGCCCTTCGGGCTCAACACTCACTTCGTTCGCGTTAAGCTCCAAATTCTTTTCATGGGCTAGCGCCCACAAAAGAATTTGGTCGCACCCTCGACCCCTCGGTGTCGAGGCCAAGTTCACTTCTAGCGATAAAAAAGAAAGTCACCTGATAGGTGGCTTTTCTTTTTTAGAGCGGGAAAAGGGATTGTTAGCCCGCAATATTCCTTGCTTGCGCAAGGTTGCGGTCTAACCC
This window harbors:
- a CDS encoding fibrobacter succinogenes major paralogous domain-containing protein, whose product is MLLSAAMLAACGDSSSTGSETQRPDGLQNSSSSIESSLCTDTVAAPCNVNGLDSCKYGTLVDNRDGQVYKTVKIGCQWWMAENLNYRYLQPTEELDSSSFCYNDSMDYCAKYGRLYTWSAAMDSAGLFSNSGKGCGNNTFCNLDSVVVQGVCPEGWHIPVDVEFDILAFAVGKYSPNGGKVLKSASDWGDDGNGSDAFGFSALPAGFVFNGERYDNMFYTARFWSTTECCSPMNSAGASLQMDHNDYARLMNSDKFFSFSVRCVKDHEWKLWNPPNEK